AGCAATTTCCCTGAATAGGGGAGCATTACTCACCATTTCATTGGTAATACCTGTTAGAGCCTGTATATGTATTGGAATAGGAACACCAGGATTTACCAAGGTTTCATATTTATCAACGATAGTGAAGCCATCATGAACAAATACGGCGACTTCTATAATGTTATTCCCACTAGCGTAGCCACCGGTAGTTTCAATATCGACTATTGCGTATAAATTTCTTTCCGCCTGCATAACGAAAAAATAAGTTGACGCAAAGATAATAGATTGCTAATTATTTTAGCTATAAATTAATTTTTAGTAATTAACTTACTGTATATCTACAATAAACTATTTTTATTAGTTTTTATTTTTGCTTTTCTTCAAAATGGTTGCTCATTTCATTGGCAATAGATAAAAAAATGTCTACTTTTTCTTTACCTAAAGCAGCGTCCATTTCTGCTCTTATTTCATTTATACATTGTTGAACATCTATAATCAATTTTGCCCCTTTATCAGTTAATAAAACCAAAACAGCCCTCGAATCTTTAGGGTCTTTAATAGTTTCAACATATCCCTTTTCTTCAATATCCTTTACTAATTTGCTCATTGCCTGTTTAGAAATCTTTGCACGGTCAGCAAGTGTAACGATATTGGATCCTTCTATATCAATATTGGCAAACACTGCCGTATGCTGATAGGTACATGTTGAATACCCCAATTCTTGCATTTTAATCATCACTCGAGAACTGAAATGCATTCTCAACCGATTGACTGTTCTTCCCATACTGTTAATACGGCTTTCACGTAAATTTTCTAAATCTTTTCGAATTGTATCCTGCATATCGATTCAATAATTTTCACAAAAATAGTCAATATAGTTGACAATATAGTCAACTTGGTTTACTTTTGCGCTGATTTTAGATATATGGATAGTACAAATAAAGCACCTAAGCCGGCAAAGAAACTAATTAGCAGAGTACTAATAGTGCTGGCAATTATTGCAATAGCAATTATTGGATTTAAAAAGTTAAACTTCTTTTTTACACATGAAACAACCGATAATGCGCAGGTTGAAGGCCATATGACCCCAATCTTATCTAGGGTTTCGGGTTATGTAAAGAATGTAAAAGTTCAAGACTATCAAAACGTCAAGATTGGTGACACAATAGCTACTATTGACGACTCCGAACTTCAAATTGCCATGCAGCAATTAGAAGCAGATTATTTGACTGCACTTGCTGATTTGGAAAACGCAAAAGCATCATTGAAAAATGCACAACTAGTGCATAATTTAAGCAGAACTAACTTAAGTTTAAATCAGATTAAGGCCAATAAAGCATCGACTGACTATAAACGGGATCAGAATCTATTCAACGATCAAGCTATTACTTCGAAACAAGTTGAAGACTCAAAAATTAATCAGGAATTAAGTCAAAAACAACTCGTGGCATCTGCCGAAGATGTAGAAATTTCCGCATCAAAAATTCCGATGATGGAGGCTGTCGTTGCAAAGGCACAAGCGAACGTTGCCCAGAAAAAAGCTAAAATAGAAGAACAACGACTGAAGCTTTCTTACACAGCAGTACTAGCAACTTCCTCAGGAAAAATTGGAAAGAAGAATATTGAAAGAGGGCAGTTTATACAACCCGGACAACCATTAATGACCATTATTGATGGAAATGAATTTTGGGTTGTTGCCAATTTTAAAGAAACTCAAATAGGGAAAATGCGAGTTGGTCAAACAGCTAAGATTATAATTGATAGCTATCCTGATTTGGATATTATGGGTAAAATTATTTCAATTTCAGAAGCCACAGGAGCAAAATTCTCATTACTTCCACCAGATAATGCTACAGGAAACTTTGTAAAGGTAACTCAACGAGTACCGGTTAAAATTCAATTGAATAATCCGGAAAAATATCGGGAATATCTAAAATCAGGTTTAAGCTTGGATGTCTCAGTTAATATCAATTAATCAATATGGCTGTATCTGGGTTTAAGAAGTGGATTGTAGTAGTTACCGTCATTTCGGCAGCAATGATGGAACTAATCGATACTTCAATTGTAAATGTAGCTTTATCACAAATGAGTGGTAGTTTGGGAGCCTCTATTGAAGATATTGCATGGGTGATTACTTCATATGCTATTGCTAACGTAATTATTATTCCAATCACGGGTTTTTTGGCAAGATATTTTGGTCGTAAAAACTATTACCTAGGTTCTATAATTTTATTTACTGTTGCCTCATATTTTTGTGGCCAATCTACAAATTTATGGGAACTGGTATTTTTCAGATTTGTTCAAGGTATAGGTGGAGGGGCTTTATTATCAACATCACAGGCTATATTATTTGATAATTTTAAAGTTGAAGAGCGACCGCTTGCTTCGGCTTTATTTGGTATGGGTGTTATTATGGGTCCGGCATTTGGCCCAACTTTAGGGGGGATTATTATTGACAATTATTCCTGGCCACTCATTTTTGATATCAATATCCCTTTTGGCATTATAGCTGCAATACTGGTTTATTTCTTCGTTGACAAAAAGTCTGAAGAATACAATATTGACCGAAAAAGTATTCGAATCGACATAGTTGGAATTGTATTATTAGCTGTTGGTGTTGGAGCCTTACAATTTGTATTGGAAAAGGGAGAATCCGAAGACTGGTTTCAAACATCATATATTTCCTGGACATGTGTATTGGCAATCATAGGTATTATCGGATTCATTTTGTGGGAATTAAAAACTGATAATCCGGTGGTGAATATTCGT
Above is a window of Solitalea lacus DNA encoding:
- a CDS encoding MarR family winged helix-turn-helix transcriptional regulator, whose amino-acid sequence is MQDTIRKDLENLRESRINSMGRTVNRLRMHFSSRVMIKMQELGYSTCTYQHTAVFANIDIEGSNIVTLADRAKISKQAMSKLVKDIEEKGYVETIKDPKDSRAVLVLLTDKGAKLIIDVQQCINEIRAEMDAALGKEKVDIFLSIANEMSNHFEEKQK
- a CDS encoding HlyD family secretion protein, with protein sequence MDSTNKAPKPAKKLISRVLIVLAIIAIAIIGFKKLNFFFTHETTDNAQVEGHMTPILSRVSGYVKNVKVQDYQNVKIGDTIATIDDSELQIAMQQLEADYLTALADLENAKASLKNAQLVHNLSRTNLSLNQIKANKASTDYKRDQNLFNDQAITSKQVEDSKINQELSQKQLVASAEDVEISASKIPMMEAVVAKAQANVAQKKAKIEEQRLKLSYTAVLATSSGKIGKKNIERGQFIQPGQPLMTIIDGNEFWVVANFKETQIGKMRVGQTAKIIIDSYPDLDIMGKIISISEATGAKFSLLPPDNATGNFVKVTQRVPVKIQLNNPEKYREYLKSGLSLDVSVNIN
- a CDS encoding DHA2 family efflux MFS transporter permease subunit, whose product is MAVSGFKKWIVVVTVISAAMMELIDTSIVNVALSQMSGSLGASIEDIAWVITSYAIANVIIIPITGFLARYFGRKNYYLGSIILFTVASYFCGQSTNLWELVFFRFVQGIGGGALLSTSQAILFDNFKVEERPLASALFGMGVIMGPAFGPTLGGIIIDNYSWPLIFDINIPFGIIAAILVYFFVDKKSEEYNIDRKSIRIDIVGIVLLAVGVGALQFVLEKGESEDWFQTSYISWTCVLAIIGIIGFILWELKTDNPVVNIRVMQNKTLAFTTVLTFILGYGLFAAVFIYPVMVQRIMGYTPTMTGMSLIPGTLSAFFILPIIGKAMTKGVSPKVFISLGFVAYIVFTFWMGSFTAEASSGDFFLPLIFRGLGVALLTVPLTNQAIMGLAPKDIPQGIAINNMMRQLGGSFGIALTNTYVANRVAVHRNDLISNVTEGNFLASERINQLTQAFYSKGFSFDVAKNQAMHVLDGMVTKQAFLMSYLDAFRLVGLFFVICIPLILLVKKGKKPSEEAIKAAAEAAH